A window of Coregonus clupeaformis isolate EN_2021a unplaced genomic scaffold, ASM2061545v1 scaf0079, whole genome shotgun sequence contains these coding sequences:
- the rbm14b gene encoding RNA-binding protein 14b isoform X6, translating into MDKSNTVKLFVGNLALDTTQEELSAIFESYGQVVSCSVLRQFAFVHLQGEGSAERAIRELNGREFRGRNLVVEESRGRPLHSTKVFVGNLSGMCTTEDLQELFQTFGKVLECDKVKGYAFVHMENKEEALQAIEALHGTSFKGRPLSVELSKVQPSKQTPTGKIPCVSCGKQGHYAGECPVGKPSLEQYQSQAAVLAAAAAAAAGLPLQVQQSVHNSVYNTSTFDPTYAALTGLTTGTRAEGNPVNQAVYGALATQVYGANVANQLYGVQAANQAAALTQAGATQVYASSMNPSHAALYGQLSQIAASPAAASAAAYSTPVYAHAMANHHHPGAIYLAAPGVEMPAAAAAVNQAYAMAPALYGGAQHAYGHMGMGAAMSASADPSAAIFEAARVQHYFAQGQQVLAEQQNAAAVAAAQAAKSGERDRSPLRRSAGSLLPDPVMKPFMYQRAPKQRRPLLPTPAGRAAEEAAEAGEDPMARYYAEYYQQYQQYQQLQQYQQLQQYQQLQQLQYAYPPPNHHAIAAIPAHALAGHAHHHGQPAHVTALDAALRPVVPASAVAAAMVAAPRVYEPPLPPPPNRKEAVLRRAPELSLQTPEPPFR; encoded by the exons GGTGAGGGTTCTGCGGAGCGGGCCATCAGGGAGCTGAACGGCAGGGAGTTCCGGGGGAGGAACCTAGTGGTGGAGGAGTCCCGGGGCAGACCGCTCCACTCCACCAAGGTGTTTGTGGGGAACCTGTCGGGCATGTGCACCACCGAGGACCTCCAGGAGCTCTTCCAGACCTTTGGTAAAGTGCTGGAGTGCGACAAAGTCAAAG GCTACGCCTTCGTGCACATGGAGAACAAGGAGGAGGCTCTACAGGCCATCGAGGCCCTCCACGGCACCTCCTTCAAGGGACGCCCGCTCTCCGTCGAGCTCTCCAAG GTGCAGCCCTCCAAGCAGACCCCGACGGGGAAGATCCCCTGTGTAAGCTGTGGGAAGCAGGGCCACTACGCCGGGGAGTGCCCTGTAGGGAAGCCCTCTCTGGAACAGTACCAGAGCCAGGCGGCTGTGCTAGCTGCAGCCGCCGCTGCCGCAGCCGGCCTCCCCCTCCAGGTCCAGCAAAGTGTCCACAACTCTGTCTACAACACCTCGACCTTTGACCCCACCTACGCGGCGTTGACCGGCCTCACCACCGGCACGCGGGCGGAAGGTAACCCTGTCAACCAGGCGGTGTATGGTGCCCTGGCGACGCAGGTCTACGGCGCTAACGTGGCCAATCAGCTCTATGGAGTCCAGGCAGCCAATCAGGCGGCAGCGTTGACGCAGGCGGGCGCCACGCAGGTGTACGCCAGCTCCATGAACCCCAGCCACGCCGCCCTCTACGGTCAGCTCAGTCAGATTGCTGCCAGCCCAGCTGCAGCGTCCGCCGCTGCCTACTCCACACCGGTCTACGCACACGCCATGGCTAACCACCACCACCCGGGGGCCATCTACCTGGCAGCACCTGGCGTAGAGATGCCTGCGGCCGCTGCTGCAGTCAACCAGGCCTACGCCATGGCGCCGGCACTCTATGGGGGCGCCCAGCATGCCTACGGCCACATGGGGATGGGTGCCGCCATGAGCGCATCGGCGGACCCGTCGGCGGCCATCTTTGAGGCAGCGAGGGTGCAGCACTACTTCGCCCAGGGACAGCAGGTTCTGGCCGAGCAGCAGAACGCGGCGGCGGTGGCGGCGGCACAAGCGGCAAAGTCTGGAGAGAGGGACCGGAGTCCCCTGAGGCGCTCTGCGGGGTCCCTGCTGCCTGACCCCGTCATGAAGCCCTTCATGTACCAGAGAGCCCCCAAGCAGCGCCGGCCGCTGCTCCCCACCCCCGCTGGGCGAGCTGCAGAGGAAGCAGCGGAGGCTGGAGAGGACCCCATGGCTAG gtaCTATGCAGAGTACTACCAGCAGTACCAGCAGTACCAGCAACTCCAGCAGTACCAGCAACTTCAACAGTACCAGCAACTCCAACAGCTCCAGTACGCCTACCCACCTCCCAACCACCACGCCATAGCTGCCATCCCAGCCCACGCCCTGGCGGGCCACGCCCACCACCACGGCCAGCCGGCCCACGTCACGGCGCTGGACGCCgccctcaggccagtggtgcctgCCTCCGCCGTGGCCGCCGCCATGGTGGCAGCGCCCAGAGTGTATGAGCCGCCGCTGCCGCCGCCACCGAACCGCAAGGAGGCCGTCCTCCGCCGAGCCCCCGAACTCTCCCTTCAAACGCCTGAGCCCCCCTTCAGATAG
- the rbm14b gene encoding RNA-binding protein 14b isoform X2, which translates to MDKSNTVKLFVGNLALDTTQEELSAIFESYGQVVSCSVLRQFAFVHLQGEGSAERAIRELNGREFRGRNLVVEESRGRPLHSTKVFVGNLSGMCTTEDLQELFQTFGKVLECDKVKGYAFVHMENKEEALQAIEALHGTSFKGRPLSVELSKVQPSKQTPTGKIPCVSCGKQGHYAGECPVGKPSLEQYQSQAAVLAAAAAAAAGLPLQVQQSVHNSVYNTSTFDPTYAALTGLTTGTRAEGNPVNQAVYGALATQVYGANVANQLYGVQAANQAAALTQAGATQVYASSMNPSHAALYGQLSQIAASPAAASAAAYSTPVYAHAMANHHHPGAIYLAAPGVEMPAAAAAVNQAYAMAPALYGGAQHAYGHMGMGAAMSASADPSAAIFEAARVQHYFAQGQQVLAEQQNAAAVAAAQAAKSGERDRSPLRRSAGSLLPDPVMKPFMYQRAPKQRRPLLPTPAGRAAEEAAEAGEDPMAREQCQQYAEHYQQQYQQLQQLQEQYQQYAEYYHQQHQQHQQLQQLQYYAEYYQQYQQYQQLQQYQQLQQYQQLQQLQYAYPPPNHHAIAAIPAHALAGHAHHHGQPAHVTALDAALRPVVPASAVAAAMVAAPRVYEPPLPPPPNRKEAVLRRAPELSLQTPEPPFR; encoded by the exons GGTGAGGGTTCTGCGGAGCGGGCCATCAGGGAGCTGAACGGCAGGGAGTTCCGGGGGAGGAACCTAGTGGTGGAGGAGTCCCGGGGCAGACCGCTCCACTCCACCAAGGTGTTTGTGGGGAACCTGTCGGGCATGTGCACCACCGAGGACCTCCAGGAGCTCTTCCAGACCTTTGGTAAAGTGCTGGAGTGCGACAAAGTCAAAG GCTACGCCTTCGTGCACATGGAGAACAAGGAGGAGGCTCTACAGGCCATCGAGGCCCTCCACGGCACCTCCTTCAAGGGACGCCCGCTCTCCGTCGAGCTCTCCAAG GTGCAGCCCTCCAAGCAGACCCCGACGGGGAAGATCCCCTGTGTAAGCTGTGGGAAGCAGGGCCACTACGCCGGGGAGTGCCCTGTAGGGAAGCCCTCTCTGGAACAGTACCAGAGCCAGGCGGCTGTGCTAGCTGCAGCCGCCGCTGCCGCAGCCGGCCTCCCCCTCCAGGTCCAGCAAAGTGTCCACAACTCTGTCTACAACACCTCGACCTTTGACCCCACCTACGCGGCGTTGACCGGCCTCACCACCGGCACGCGGGCGGAAGGTAACCCTGTCAACCAGGCGGTGTATGGTGCCCTGGCGACGCAGGTCTACGGCGCTAACGTGGCCAATCAGCTCTATGGAGTCCAGGCAGCCAATCAGGCGGCAGCGTTGACGCAGGCGGGCGCCACGCAGGTGTACGCCAGCTCCATGAACCCCAGCCACGCCGCCCTCTACGGTCAGCTCAGTCAGATTGCTGCCAGCCCAGCTGCAGCGTCCGCCGCTGCCTACTCCACACCGGTCTACGCACACGCCATGGCTAACCACCACCACCCGGGGGCCATCTACCTGGCAGCACCTGGCGTAGAGATGCCTGCGGCCGCTGCTGCAGTCAACCAGGCCTACGCCATGGCGCCGGCACTCTATGGGGGCGCCCAGCATGCCTACGGCCACATGGGGATGGGTGCCGCCATGAGCGCATCGGCGGACCCGTCGGCGGCCATCTTTGAGGCAGCGAGGGTGCAGCACTACTTCGCCCAGGGACAGCAGGTTCTGGCCGAGCAGCAGAACGCGGCGGCGGTGGCGGCGGCACAAGCGGCAAAGTCTGGAGAGAGGGACCGGAGTCCCCTGAGGCGCTCTGCGGGGTCCCTGCTGCCTGACCCCGTCATGAAGCCCTTCATGTACCAGAGAGCCCCCAAGCAGCGCCGGCCGCTGCTCCCCACCCCCGCTGGGCGAGCTGCAGAGGAAGCAGCGGAGGCTGGAGAGGACCCCATGGCTAG AGAGCAGTGCCAACAGTACGCTGAACACTACCAACAACAGTACCAGCAGCTCCAGCAGTTACA AGAGCAGTACCAACAGTATGCTGAGTACTACCACCAACAGCACCAACAGCACCAGCAGCTCCAGCAGTTACA gtaCTATGCAGAGTACTACCAGCAGTACCAGCAGTACCAGCAACTCCAGCAGTACCAGCAACTTCAACAGTACCAGCAACTCCAACAGCTCCAGTACGCCTACCCACCTCCCAACCACCACGCCATAGCTGCCATCCCAGCCCACGCCCTGGCGGGCCACGCCCACCACCACGGCCAGCCGGCCCACGTCACGGCGCTGGACGCCgccctcaggccagtggtgcctgCCTCCGCCGTGGCCGCCGCCATGGTGGCAGCGCCCAGAGTGTATGAGCCGCCGCTGCCGCCGCCACCGAACCGCAAGGAGGCCGTCCTCCGCCGAGCCCCCGAACTCTCCCTTCAAACGCCTGAGCCCCCCTTCAGATAG
- the rbm14b gene encoding RNA-binding protein 14b isoform X3: MDKSNTVKLFVGNLALDTTQEELSAIFESYGQVVSCSVLRQFAFVHLQGEGSAERAIRELNGREFRGRNLVVEESRGRPLHSTKVFVGNLSGMCTTEDLQELFQTFGKVLECDKVKARLSSSAGYAFVHMENKEEALQAIEALHGTSFKGRPLSVELSKVQPSKQTPTGKIPCVSCGKQGHYAGECPVGKPSLEQYQSQAAVLAAAAAAAAGLPLQVQQSVHNSVYNTSTFDPTYAALTGLTTGTRAEGNPVNQAVYGALATQVYGANVANQLYGVQAANQAAALTQAGATQVYASSMNPSHAALYGQLSQIAASPAAASAAAYSTPVYAHAMANHHHPGAIYLAAPGVEMPAAAAAVNQAYAMAPALYGGAQHAYGHMGMGAAMSASADPSAAIFEAARVQHYFAQGQQVLAEQQNAAAVAAAQAAKSGERDRSPLRRSAGSLLPDPVMKPFMYQRAPKQRRPLLPTPAGRAAEEAAEAGEDPMAREQYQQYAEYYHQQHQQHQQLQQLQYYAEYYQQYQQYQQLQQYQQLQQYQQLQQLQYAYPPPNHHAIAAIPAHALAGHAHHHGQPAHVTALDAALRPVVPASAVAAAMVAAPRVYEPPLPPPPNRKEAVLRRAPELSLQTPEPPFR, encoded by the exons GGTGAGGGTTCTGCGGAGCGGGCCATCAGGGAGCTGAACGGCAGGGAGTTCCGGGGGAGGAACCTAGTGGTGGAGGAGTCCCGGGGCAGACCGCTCCACTCCACCAAGGTGTTTGTGGGGAACCTGTCGGGCATGTGCACCACCGAGGACCTCCAGGAGCTCTTCCAGACCTTTGGTAAAGTGCTGGAGTGCGACAAAGTCAAAG CCAGGCTCTCCTCTTCTGCAGGCTACGCCTTCGTGCACATGGAGAACAAGGAGGAGGCTCTACAGGCCATCGAGGCCCTCCACGGCACCTCCTTCAAGGGACGCCCGCTCTCCGTCGAGCTCTCCAAG GTGCAGCCCTCCAAGCAGACCCCGACGGGGAAGATCCCCTGTGTAAGCTGTGGGAAGCAGGGCCACTACGCCGGGGAGTGCCCTGTAGGGAAGCCCTCTCTGGAACAGTACCAGAGCCAGGCGGCTGTGCTAGCTGCAGCCGCCGCTGCCGCAGCCGGCCTCCCCCTCCAGGTCCAGCAAAGTGTCCACAACTCTGTCTACAACACCTCGACCTTTGACCCCACCTACGCGGCGTTGACCGGCCTCACCACCGGCACGCGGGCGGAAGGTAACCCTGTCAACCAGGCGGTGTATGGTGCCCTGGCGACGCAGGTCTACGGCGCTAACGTGGCCAATCAGCTCTATGGAGTCCAGGCAGCCAATCAGGCGGCAGCGTTGACGCAGGCGGGCGCCACGCAGGTGTACGCCAGCTCCATGAACCCCAGCCACGCCGCCCTCTACGGTCAGCTCAGTCAGATTGCTGCCAGCCCAGCTGCAGCGTCCGCCGCTGCCTACTCCACACCGGTCTACGCACACGCCATGGCTAACCACCACCACCCGGGGGCCATCTACCTGGCAGCACCTGGCGTAGAGATGCCTGCGGCCGCTGCTGCAGTCAACCAGGCCTACGCCATGGCGCCGGCACTCTATGGGGGCGCCCAGCATGCCTACGGCCACATGGGGATGGGTGCCGCCATGAGCGCATCGGCGGACCCGTCGGCGGCCATCTTTGAGGCAGCGAGGGTGCAGCACTACTTCGCCCAGGGACAGCAGGTTCTGGCCGAGCAGCAGAACGCGGCGGCGGTGGCGGCGGCACAAGCGGCAAAGTCTGGAGAGAGGGACCGGAGTCCCCTGAGGCGCTCTGCGGGGTCCCTGCTGCCTGACCCCGTCATGAAGCCCTTCATGTACCAGAGAGCCCCCAAGCAGCGCCGGCCGCTGCTCCCCACCCCCGCTGGGCGAGCTGCAGAGGAAGCAGCGGAGGCTGGAGAGGACCCCATGGCTAG AGAGCAGTACCAACAGTATGCTGAGTACTACCACCAACAGCACCAACAGCACCAGCAGCTCCAGCAGTTACA gtaCTATGCAGAGTACTACCAGCAGTACCAGCAGTACCAGCAACTCCAGCAGTACCAGCAACTTCAACAGTACCAGCAACTCCAACAGCTCCAGTACGCCTACCCACCTCCCAACCACCACGCCATAGCTGCCATCCCAGCCCACGCCCTGGCGGGCCACGCCCACCACCACGGCCAGCCGGCCCACGTCACGGCGCTGGACGCCgccctcaggccagtggtgcctgCCTCCGCCGTGGCCGCCGCCATGGTGGCAGCGCCCAGAGTGTATGAGCCGCCGCTGCCGCCGCCACCGAACCGCAAGGAGGCCGTCCTCCGCCGAGCCCCCGAACTCTCCCTTCAAACGCCTGAGCCCCCCTTCAGATAG
- the rbm14b gene encoding RNA-binding protein 14b isoform X4 gives MDKSNTVKLFVGNLALDTTQEELSAIFESYGQVVSCSVLRQFAFVHLQGEGSAERAIRELNGREFRGRNLVVEESRGRPLHSTKVFVGNLSGMCTTEDLQELFQTFGKVLECDKVKARLSSSAGYAFVHMENKEEALQAIEALHGTSFKGRPLSVELSKVQPSKQTPTGKIPCVSCGKQGHYAGECPVGKPSLEQYQSQAAVLAAAAAAAAGLPLQVQQSVHNSVYNTSTFDPTYAALTGLTTGTRAEGNPVNQAVYGALATQVYGANVANQLYGVQAANQAAALTQAGATQVYASSMNPSHAALYGQLSQIAASPAAASAAAYSTPVYAHAMANHHHPGAIYLAAPGVEMPAAAAAVNQAYAMAPALYGGAQHAYGHMGMGAAMSASADPSAAIFEAARVQHYFAQGQQVLAEQQNAAAVAAAQAAKSGERDRSPLRRSAGSLLPDPVMKPFMYQRAPKQRRPLLPTPAGRAAEEAAEAGEDPMAREQCQQYAEHYQQQYQQLQQLQEQYQQYAEYYHQQHQQHQQLQQLQYYAEYYQQYQQYQQLQQYQQLQQYQQLQQLQYAYPPPNHHAIAAIPAHALAGHAHHHGQPAHVTALDAALRPVVPASAVAAAMVAAPRVPI, from the exons GGTGAGGGTTCTGCGGAGCGGGCCATCAGGGAGCTGAACGGCAGGGAGTTCCGGGGGAGGAACCTAGTGGTGGAGGAGTCCCGGGGCAGACCGCTCCACTCCACCAAGGTGTTTGTGGGGAACCTGTCGGGCATGTGCACCACCGAGGACCTCCAGGAGCTCTTCCAGACCTTTGGTAAAGTGCTGGAGTGCGACAAAGTCAAAG CCAGGCTCTCCTCTTCTGCAGGCTACGCCTTCGTGCACATGGAGAACAAGGAGGAGGCTCTACAGGCCATCGAGGCCCTCCACGGCACCTCCTTCAAGGGACGCCCGCTCTCCGTCGAGCTCTCCAAG GTGCAGCCCTCCAAGCAGACCCCGACGGGGAAGATCCCCTGTGTAAGCTGTGGGAAGCAGGGCCACTACGCCGGGGAGTGCCCTGTAGGGAAGCCCTCTCTGGAACAGTACCAGAGCCAGGCGGCTGTGCTAGCTGCAGCCGCCGCTGCCGCAGCCGGCCTCCCCCTCCAGGTCCAGCAAAGTGTCCACAACTCTGTCTACAACACCTCGACCTTTGACCCCACCTACGCGGCGTTGACCGGCCTCACCACCGGCACGCGGGCGGAAGGTAACCCTGTCAACCAGGCGGTGTATGGTGCCCTGGCGACGCAGGTCTACGGCGCTAACGTGGCCAATCAGCTCTATGGAGTCCAGGCAGCCAATCAGGCGGCAGCGTTGACGCAGGCGGGCGCCACGCAGGTGTACGCCAGCTCCATGAACCCCAGCCACGCCGCCCTCTACGGTCAGCTCAGTCAGATTGCTGCCAGCCCAGCTGCAGCGTCCGCCGCTGCCTACTCCACACCGGTCTACGCACACGCCATGGCTAACCACCACCACCCGGGGGCCATCTACCTGGCAGCACCTGGCGTAGAGATGCCTGCGGCCGCTGCTGCAGTCAACCAGGCCTACGCCATGGCGCCGGCACTCTATGGGGGCGCCCAGCATGCCTACGGCCACATGGGGATGGGTGCCGCCATGAGCGCATCGGCGGACCCGTCGGCGGCCATCTTTGAGGCAGCGAGGGTGCAGCACTACTTCGCCCAGGGACAGCAGGTTCTGGCCGAGCAGCAGAACGCGGCGGCGGTGGCGGCGGCACAAGCGGCAAAGTCTGGAGAGAGGGACCGGAGTCCCCTGAGGCGCTCTGCGGGGTCCCTGCTGCCTGACCCCGTCATGAAGCCCTTCATGTACCAGAGAGCCCCCAAGCAGCGCCGGCCGCTGCTCCCCACCCCCGCTGGGCGAGCTGCAGAGGAAGCAGCGGAGGCTGGAGAGGACCCCATGGCTAG AGAGCAGTGCCAACAGTACGCTGAACACTACCAACAACAGTACCAGCAGCTCCAGCAGTTACA AGAGCAGTACCAACAGTATGCTGAGTACTACCACCAACAGCACCAACAGCACCAGCAGCTCCAGCAGTTACA gtaCTATGCAGAGTACTACCAGCAGTACCAGCAGTACCAGCAACTCCAGCAGTACCAGCAACTTCAACAGTACCAGCAACTCCAACAGCTCCAGTACGCCTACCCACCTCCCAACCACCACGCCATAGCTGCCATCCCAGCCCACGCCCTGGCGGGCCACGCCCACCACCACGGCCAGCCGGCCCACGTCACGGCGCTGGACGCCgccctcaggccagtggtgcctgCCTCCGCCGTGGCCGCCGCCATGGTGGCAGCGCCCAGAGT ACCCATATGA
- the rbm14b gene encoding RNA-binding protein 14b isoform X1: MDKSNTVKLFVGNLALDTTQEELSAIFESYGQVVSCSVLRQFAFVHLQGEGSAERAIRELNGREFRGRNLVVEESRGRPLHSTKVFVGNLSGMCTTEDLQELFQTFGKVLECDKVKARLSSSAGYAFVHMENKEEALQAIEALHGTSFKGRPLSVELSKVQPSKQTPTGKIPCVSCGKQGHYAGECPVGKPSLEQYQSQAAVLAAAAAAAAGLPLQVQQSVHNSVYNTSTFDPTYAALTGLTTGTRAEGNPVNQAVYGALATQVYGANVANQLYGVQAANQAAALTQAGATQVYASSMNPSHAALYGQLSQIAASPAAASAAAYSTPVYAHAMANHHHPGAIYLAAPGVEMPAAAAAVNQAYAMAPALYGGAQHAYGHMGMGAAMSASADPSAAIFEAARVQHYFAQGQQVLAEQQNAAAVAAAQAAKSGERDRSPLRRSAGSLLPDPVMKPFMYQRAPKQRRPLLPTPAGRAAEEAAEAGEDPMAREQCQQYAEHYQQQYQQLQQLQEQYQQYAEYYHQQHQQHQQLQQLQYYAEYYQQYQQYQQLQQYQQLQQYQQLQQLQYAYPPPNHHAIAAIPAHALAGHAHHHGQPAHVTALDAALRPVVPASAVAAAMVAAPRVYEPPLPPPPNRKEAVLRRAPELSLQTPEPPFR, encoded by the exons GGTGAGGGTTCTGCGGAGCGGGCCATCAGGGAGCTGAACGGCAGGGAGTTCCGGGGGAGGAACCTAGTGGTGGAGGAGTCCCGGGGCAGACCGCTCCACTCCACCAAGGTGTTTGTGGGGAACCTGTCGGGCATGTGCACCACCGAGGACCTCCAGGAGCTCTTCCAGACCTTTGGTAAAGTGCTGGAGTGCGACAAAGTCAAAG CCAGGCTCTCCTCTTCTGCAGGCTACGCCTTCGTGCACATGGAGAACAAGGAGGAGGCTCTACAGGCCATCGAGGCCCTCCACGGCACCTCCTTCAAGGGACGCCCGCTCTCCGTCGAGCTCTCCAAG GTGCAGCCCTCCAAGCAGACCCCGACGGGGAAGATCCCCTGTGTAAGCTGTGGGAAGCAGGGCCACTACGCCGGGGAGTGCCCTGTAGGGAAGCCCTCTCTGGAACAGTACCAGAGCCAGGCGGCTGTGCTAGCTGCAGCCGCCGCTGCCGCAGCCGGCCTCCCCCTCCAGGTCCAGCAAAGTGTCCACAACTCTGTCTACAACACCTCGACCTTTGACCCCACCTACGCGGCGTTGACCGGCCTCACCACCGGCACGCGGGCGGAAGGTAACCCTGTCAACCAGGCGGTGTATGGTGCCCTGGCGACGCAGGTCTACGGCGCTAACGTGGCCAATCAGCTCTATGGAGTCCAGGCAGCCAATCAGGCGGCAGCGTTGACGCAGGCGGGCGCCACGCAGGTGTACGCCAGCTCCATGAACCCCAGCCACGCCGCCCTCTACGGTCAGCTCAGTCAGATTGCTGCCAGCCCAGCTGCAGCGTCCGCCGCTGCCTACTCCACACCGGTCTACGCACACGCCATGGCTAACCACCACCACCCGGGGGCCATCTACCTGGCAGCACCTGGCGTAGAGATGCCTGCGGCCGCTGCTGCAGTCAACCAGGCCTACGCCATGGCGCCGGCACTCTATGGGGGCGCCCAGCATGCCTACGGCCACATGGGGATGGGTGCCGCCATGAGCGCATCGGCGGACCCGTCGGCGGCCATCTTTGAGGCAGCGAGGGTGCAGCACTACTTCGCCCAGGGACAGCAGGTTCTGGCCGAGCAGCAGAACGCGGCGGCGGTGGCGGCGGCACAAGCGGCAAAGTCTGGAGAGAGGGACCGGAGTCCCCTGAGGCGCTCTGCGGGGTCCCTGCTGCCTGACCCCGTCATGAAGCCCTTCATGTACCAGAGAGCCCCCAAGCAGCGCCGGCCGCTGCTCCCCACCCCCGCTGGGCGAGCTGCAGAGGAAGCAGCGGAGGCTGGAGAGGACCCCATGGCTAG AGAGCAGTGCCAACAGTACGCTGAACACTACCAACAACAGTACCAGCAGCTCCAGCAGTTACA AGAGCAGTACCAACAGTATGCTGAGTACTACCACCAACAGCACCAACAGCACCAGCAGCTCCAGCAGTTACA gtaCTATGCAGAGTACTACCAGCAGTACCAGCAGTACCAGCAACTCCAGCAGTACCAGCAACTTCAACAGTACCAGCAACTCCAACAGCTCCAGTACGCCTACCCACCTCCCAACCACCACGCCATAGCTGCCATCCCAGCCCACGCCCTGGCGGGCCACGCCCACCACCACGGCCAGCCGGCCCACGTCACGGCGCTGGACGCCgccctcaggccagtggtgcctgCCTCCGCCGTGGCCGCCGCCATGGTGGCAGCGCCCAGAGTGTATGAGCCGCCGCTGCCGCCGCCACCGAACCGCAAGGAGGCCGTCCTCCGCCGAGCCCCCGAACTCTCCCTTCAAACGCCTGAGCCCCCCTTCAGATAG
- the rbm14b gene encoding RNA-binding protein 14b isoform X5, with the protein MDKSNTVKLFVGNLALDTTQEELSAIFESYGQVVSCSVLRQFAFVHLQGEGSAERAIRELNGREFRGRNLVVEESRGRPLHSTKVFVGNLSGMCTTEDLQELFQTFGKVLECDKVKARLSSSAGYAFVHMENKEEALQAIEALHGTSFKGRPLSVELSKVQPSKQTPTGKIPCVSCGKQGHYAGECPVGKPSLEQYQSQAAVLAAAAAAAAGLPLQVQQSVHNSVYNTSTFDPTYAALTGLTTGTRAEGNPVNQAVYGALATQVYGANVANQLYGVQAANQAAALTQAGATQVYASSMNPSHAALYGQLSQIAASPAAASAAAYSTPVYAHAMANHHHPGAIYLAAPGVEMPAAAAAVNQAYAMAPALYGGAQHAYGHMGMGAAMSASADPSAAIFEAARVQHYFAQGQQVLAEQQNAAAVAAAQAAKSGERDRSPLRRSAGSLLPDPVMKPFMYQRAPKQRRPLLPTPAGRAAEEAAEAGEDPMARYYAEYYQQYQQYQQLQQYQQLQQYQQLQQLQYAYPPPNHHAIAAIPAHALAGHAHHHGQPAHVTALDAALRPVVPASAVAAAMVAAPRVYEPPLPPPPNRKEAVLRRAPELSLQTPEPPFR; encoded by the exons GGTGAGGGTTCTGCGGAGCGGGCCATCAGGGAGCTGAACGGCAGGGAGTTCCGGGGGAGGAACCTAGTGGTGGAGGAGTCCCGGGGCAGACCGCTCCACTCCACCAAGGTGTTTGTGGGGAACCTGTCGGGCATGTGCACCACCGAGGACCTCCAGGAGCTCTTCCAGACCTTTGGTAAAGTGCTGGAGTGCGACAAAGTCAAAG CCAGGCTCTCCTCTTCTGCAGGCTACGCCTTCGTGCACATGGAGAACAAGGAGGAGGCTCTACAGGCCATCGAGGCCCTCCACGGCACCTCCTTCAAGGGACGCCCGCTCTCCGTCGAGCTCTCCAAG GTGCAGCCCTCCAAGCAGACCCCGACGGGGAAGATCCCCTGTGTAAGCTGTGGGAAGCAGGGCCACTACGCCGGGGAGTGCCCTGTAGGGAAGCCCTCTCTGGAACAGTACCAGAGCCAGGCGGCTGTGCTAGCTGCAGCCGCCGCTGCCGCAGCCGGCCTCCCCCTCCAGGTCCAGCAAAGTGTCCACAACTCTGTCTACAACACCTCGACCTTTGACCCCACCTACGCGGCGTTGACCGGCCTCACCACCGGCACGCGGGCGGAAGGTAACCCTGTCAACCAGGCGGTGTATGGTGCCCTGGCGACGCAGGTCTACGGCGCTAACGTGGCCAATCAGCTCTATGGAGTCCAGGCAGCCAATCAGGCGGCAGCGTTGACGCAGGCGGGCGCCACGCAGGTGTACGCCAGCTCCATGAACCCCAGCCACGCCGCCCTCTACGGTCAGCTCAGTCAGATTGCTGCCAGCCCAGCTGCAGCGTCCGCCGCTGCCTACTCCACACCGGTCTACGCACACGCCATGGCTAACCACCACCACCCGGGGGCCATCTACCTGGCAGCACCTGGCGTAGAGATGCCTGCGGCCGCTGCTGCAGTCAACCAGGCCTACGCCATGGCGCCGGCACTCTATGGGGGCGCCCAGCATGCCTACGGCCACATGGGGATGGGTGCCGCCATGAGCGCATCGGCGGACCCGTCGGCGGCCATCTTTGAGGCAGCGAGGGTGCAGCACTACTTCGCCCAGGGACAGCAGGTTCTGGCCGAGCAGCAGAACGCGGCGGCGGTGGCGGCGGCACAAGCGGCAAAGTCTGGAGAGAGGGACCGGAGTCCCCTGAGGCGCTCTGCGGGGTCCCTGCTGCCTGACCCCGTCATGAAGCCCTTCATGTACCAGAGAGCCCCCAAGCAGCGCCGGCCGCTGCTCCCCACCCCCGCTGGGCGAGCTGCAGAGGAAGCAGCGGAGGCTGGAGAGGACCCCATGGCTAG gtaCTATGCAGAGTACTACCAGCAGTACCAGCAGTACCAGCAACTCCAGCAGTACCAGCAACTTCAACAGTACCAGCAACTCCAACAGCTCCAGTACGCCTACCCACCTCCCAACCACCACGCCATAGCTGCCATCCCAGCCCACGCCCTGGCGGGCCACGCCCACCACCACGGCCAGCCGGCCCACGTCACGGCGCTGGACGCCgccctcaggccagtggtgcctgCCTCCGCCGTGGCCGCCGCCATGGTGGCAGCGCCCAGAGTGTATGAGCCGCCGCTGCCGCCGCCACCGAACCGCAAGGAGGCCGTCCTCCGCCGAGCCCCCGAACTCTCCCTTCAAACGCCTGAGCCCCCCTTCAGATAG